One genomic window of Metopolophium dirhodum isolate CAU chromosome 4, ASM1992520v1, whole genome shotgun sequence includes the following:
- the LOC132942621 gene encoding LOW QUALITY PROTEIN: uncharacterized protein LOC132942621 (The sequence of the model RefSeq protein was modified relative to this genomic sequence to represent the inferred CDS: deleted 1 base in 1 codon), which produces MHYQNFNDFDIESSFQEDDNVVIDKPFIPAKHPKSTSPPPVRSTFKAPSDLSREEQLLSTVVHLDNGTTGYLITLNKTTGSWSCHACYPFKVPSLSLLEEHLTNKMHLLEMGKSCFPAKNFIRACSETGISVGMPSMVSGEPIPPGMEDEVDNVLARIQATLDSIFIPLIGIEFILELLPSEPTEEPRYMCALCDKRGDPRTFPNHLRSFNHHMAYLRRYFRSLASALEKLNKVSSKGFQELVFHVIGKIEETYGRMKPIVVDASLFDLSTEKIKILRQVNNGKHIMENPEDLWMLDMIKSEFVENPSLLQEKFPLKKVTEKNKRDEEEKQKAIKAETSFNKNPRIAVNKSQLRPKNDKEESDSDIEFVDIKPNTESKPRKRISSRDSKDRRRRSPPRRHRRSRSPVRHKSRTRSKTPVMVRPRSRSRSLGRSRSRSRSPYYNRNNKYSSHRRRYRSRERDESYRRQISPSPNVHHMHSMSGYVSGHPHPRMFYAAPYMSFPRPFMRFPPPNRPRFYSPDMYSAEYHTEKERNSSKRKRLIQEYEKAVEEMKIEMEKKLSYHEKNPENHPLYPDEWKKFWNRRFKELQMEGKDPSTYDFKPEWILSWSKRTQEMHDEEINEKMEKLKNKILGDINMDKSSSESPSRDSPPLKDKKLIIDSKHSWHNIPVSEVFERDSDIVINKPSNDKKPRVAGASPINSDSEDSINEINDHNKPREKIKIENPLNVITVLRQLSVLESQLGLLAPKIVDLLSKGLVMEKIEPKSSIKLLTPDNCVMFETVKEKLKGQLLAGVVKRSLVNATMFSIRNIEKLMQLAPKFIPTSSMLNSTPTSIPTPVPTPIHTPIPIPKTAPIIVPGVGIIDKMAIAQQITQALLAQGRVDVSQNDLETLINAVVGMAQSGDNIQGAKNLLANINNGDVMKTAYEEVDKKEEVEKINLDQLSQGDIINLLKNFRDLNTDEQDGLITYLKKLGEKKPEEVKKLRKYIDMGPSNLKEVTSMFKEDDDDDDDNYELSDVCKAVTEKVSEQKDEDVNNMSVNFEITEEQQKLLSSIKHFLPEIKSDYSLEPTNTQMQTTPDQSFYKSPNNEPHTTSYSLDPYSAKKNETNNYSPQPSTSTTFLTDQPEKYNVPQENPNKYNKLQEQPNKYSKTQDQLKKYNKKQEQPSKYNLPQELPNKYNMSQEQPSKYNISQEPPNKYNMSQEQPSKYNISQEPPNKYVSQDPPNKYMSQELLNKYSVSQEPPSKYNIPQEEPNEYNTAEEQSNEYNISPEKPDPYSANQVDNYNDPYSQNRSNNYYQGQQQDSYNKYHQNASSYYKGKNTYKTNNTYPDTYQGTSRENNRNNRFNRGQNNRFQSRR; this is translated from the exons gcaCCCAGTGATTTATCTCGAGAAGAGCAGTTGTTATCTACAGTTGTTCACTTGGATAATGGCACAACCGggtatttaataactttaaacaaAACAACAGGATCATGGTCATGTCACGCTTGTTATCCATTCAAAGTTCCATCTTTGTCATTGCTCGAAGAACATTTAACCaacaaaatgcatttattagAAATGGGAAAATCTTGTTTTCCGGCAAAAAACTTTATCAGAGCATGTTCAgaga CTGGGATAAGTGTTGGTATGCCGTCAATGGTATCGGGTGAACCAATACCACCAGGAATGGAAGATGAAGTGGATAATGTATTAGCCCGTATTCAAGCTACATTGGATTCAATTTTTATACCATTAATAGGTATAGAATTTATTCTTGAATTATTGCCATCTGAACCAACTGAAGAACCTAGGTACATGTGTGCATTATGTGACAAACGAGGTGATCCAAGAACTTTTCCTAATCACTTGCGAAGCTTTAATCATCACATGGCATATTTg CGAAGATATTTTAGATCATTGGCTAGTGCAttggaaaaattaaacaaaGTGTCTTCTAAAGGATTTCAAGAATTAGTATTCCATGTTATTGGGAAAATAGAAGAAACTTATGGCCGAATGAAACCAATAGTGGTTGATGCAAGTCTATTTGATTTAtctactgaaaaaataaaaatcttaagacAAGTAAATAATGGAAAACATATCAT GGAAAATCCAGAAGATCTATGGATGTTAGATATGATTAAGTCAGAATTTGTTGAAAATCCTTCACTTTTACAAGAAAAAT ttcctTTAAAAAAAGTAACCGAGAAAAATAAACGtgatgaagaagaaaaacaAAAGGCTATTAAAGCTGAAAc gtcatttaataaaaatccaagAATCGCTGTTAATAAATCCCAATTACGCCCAAAGAATGATAAAGAAGAAAGTGATTCTGATATagaatttgttgatattaaacCAAATACTGAATCTAAACCAAGAAAGCGTATATCAA GTAGAGATTCTAAAGATAGAAGACGTAGATCACCACCTAGAAGACATCGCCGTTCTAGGAGTCCAGTACGTCATAAATCACGTACACGTTCAAAAACACCTGTAATGGTTAGACCAAGATCTCGTTCACGTTCTCTTGGACGTTCTCGTTCAAGATCTCGTTCACCTTATTACAaccgtaataataaatactctAGTCATCg AAGGCGTTATAGAAGCAGAGAAAGAGATGAATCATACAGAAGGCAAATATCCCCTTCACCAAATGTGCATCATATGCACTCTATGTCGGGTTATGTCTCAGGACACCCACATCCTAGAATGTTTTATGCTGCACCTTATATGTCTTTCCCAAGACCATTTATGAGGTTCCCTCCACCTAATCGACCTAGGTTCTACTCTCCAGATATGTATTCAGCTGAATACCATACAGAAAAAGAAAG AAATTCAAGTAAAAGAAAAAGATTAATACAAGAATACGAAAAAGCTGTAGaagaaatgaaaattgaaatggaGAAAAAGTTAAGTTATCATGAAAAAAACCCTGAAAATCATCCATTATATCCAGACGAATGGAAAAAGTTTTGGAATAGACGTTTTAAAGAATTGCAAATGGAGGGTAAAGATCCAAGTACTTACGATTTTAAACCAGAATGGATCCTTTCATGGAGTAAACGTACACAGGAAATGCATGATGAAGAAATTAATGAAAAGAtggaaaaactgaaaaataaaatactgggTGATATTAATATGGATAAAAGTTCTTCTGAATCACCTTCCAGAGATTCTCCTCctttaaaagataaaaagttGATAATTGATTCAAAACATAGTTGGCATAATATTCCAGTATCAGAAGTGTTCGAAAGAGACTCTGATATTGTAATTAACAAACCATCTAATGATAAAAAACCTAGAGTTGCTGGAGCGTCTCCTATTAATTCAGATTCAGAAGATTCGATAAATGAAATCAATGATCATAATAAACCCagggaaaaaattaaaattgaaaatccattaaatgttattactgtTTTAAGACAATTGAGCGTATTGGAAAGTCAATTAGGTTTATTAGCACCTAAAATAGTTGATTTGTTGTCTAAAGGTCTTGTAATGGAAAAAATTGAACCCAAATCCTCAATTAAGTTGCTGACTCCAGACAATTGTGTGATGTTTGAAACAGTAAAGGAAAAACTCAAAGGACAACTTTTAGCAGGTGTTGTCAAAAGGAGTTTAGTAAATGCTACTATGTTTTCTATTCGcaacattgaaaaattaatgcaGTTAGCTCCTAAGTTTATACCGACGTCAAGCATGTTAAATTCTACACCTACATCCATACCCACGCCTGTACCCACACCTATACATACAcccatacctatacctaaaactGCTCCAATTATCGTGCCCGGAGTtggtattattgataaaatggCTATTGCGCAGCAAATAACTCAAGCATTACTAGCACAAGGTAGAGTGGATGTGTCACAAAACGATTTAGAAACTCTCATAAATGCTGTGGTGGGTATGGCACAGTCTGGAGATAATATACAAGGAGCCAAGAACTTATTAGCAAATATAAATAACGGAGATGTGATGAAAACTGCTTATGAAGAAGTTGATAAGAAGGAAGAAGTTGAAAAGATAAATTTAGACCAATTATCTCAGGGTGACATAATTAACTTATTGAAGAATTTCAGAGATTTAAATACTGATGAACAAGATggacttataacttatttaaaaaagttgggtgaa aaaaaaccagaagAGGTGAAAAAATTGAGAAAGTACATAGATATGGGACCATCTAACTTAAAAGAAGTTACTTCTATGTTTAaagaagatgatgatgatgatgatgataattatGAACTATCAGACGTTTGTAAGGCTGTTACAGAAAAAGTTAGTGAACAGAAAGACGAAGACGTGAACAACATGAGCGTTAATTTTGAAATCACTGAAGAGCAGCAGAAACTTTTAAgtagtataaaacattttttgccAGAAATAAAATCGGATTACAGTTTAGAACCTACCAACACTCAAATGCAAACCACTCCTGACcaatcattttataaaagtCCTAACAATGAACCTCATACCACTTCATATTCTTTAGATCCATATTcagctaaaaaaaatgaaactaatAATTACTCTCCACAGCCATCAACGTCTACTACATTTTTAACAGACCAACCTGAAAAATACAATGTTCCTCAAGAAAACCCTAATAAATACAACAAACTTCAAGAACAGCCTAATAAATACAGTAAAACACAAGATCagcttaaaaaatacaataaaaagcaAGAACAACCCAGTAAGTATAATTTACCTCAAGAACTacctaataaatacaatatgtcaCAAGAACAACccagtaaatacaatatatcacAAGAACCacctaataaatacaatatgtcaCAAGAACAACccagtaaatacaatatatcacAAGAGCCACCTAATAAATATGTATCTCAAGACCcacctaataaatatatgtcTCAAGAATTGCTCAATAAATACAGTGTATCTCAAGAGCCaccaagtaaatataatataccgcaaGAGGAACCTAATGAATATAATACTGCTGAAGAGCAATCTAATGAGTACAATATATCTCCAGAGAAACCTGATCCGTATTCAGCTAACCAAGTAGATAATTACAATGATCCTTACTCACAAAATCGGAGTAACAATTATTACCAAGGGCAACAACAGgattcttataataaatatcatcaaaatGCTTCCAGTTATTATAAaggtaaaaatacatataaaactaataatacttATCCTGACACATACCAAGGAACGTCTAgagaaaataatagaaataatcgATTCAATCGTGGTCAAAATAATCGATTTCAAAGCAGACGGTAA